In one window of Chryseobacterium sp. JV274 DNA:
- a CDS encoding homogentisate 1,2-dioxygenase, with amino-acid sequence MRYHLAGNIPPKRHTIFKSPEDKFYYEQLFGTEGFHGISSLLYHIHRPTQIKSIGEPKDVTPKIAVEKNIAPRMFKGMNVTPEDDFMDSRKILLMNNDLKMGLAKPRKSMDYFYKNAECDELLYVHQGTGILKTFVGDLEFVTGDYLIIPRGTIYQVELKSDDTVFFVLESHSPIYTPKRYRNEFGQLLEHSPFCERDMIAPAFKEPIDEKGEFLIKVKKENQITDFIYATHPFDVVGWDGYFYPYKFNIKNFEPITGRIHQPPPVHQNFEGHNFVVCSFCARMYDYHPQAIPAPYNHSNIDSDEVLFYTEGDFMSRNHIDLMDFTLHPGGIVHGPHPGAMERSIGKKFTEEYAVMVDPFRPLKITEEALKVEDPSYKTSWLE; translated from the coding sequence ATGAGATATCATCTAGCGGGAAATATCCCACCAAAAAGACATACGATCTTTAAGTCACCGGAAGATAAATTTTACTATGAACAGCTCTTTGGTACAGAAGGCTTTCATGGTATTTCTTCTCTGTTATATCATATCCACCGTCCTACACAGATCAAATCTATCGGTGAGCCGAAAGATGTCACTCCAAAAATTGCCGTGGAAAAAAACATCGCTCCGAGAATGTTTAAGGGAATGAATGTCACTCCTGAAGACGATTTTATGGACAGCCGAAAAATCCTTTTAATGAACAATGATCTGAAGATGGGATTGGCTAAGCCAAGAAAATCGATGGATTATTTCTACAAAAATGCGGAATGTGATGAACTTTTATATGTTCATCAGGGAACCGGAATTTTAAAAACTTTTGTGGGAGATCTTGAATTCGTTACCGGAGATTATCTTATTATTCCGAGAGGAACGATCTATCAGGTAGAGCTGAAGTCTGATGATACTGTATTTTTTGTATTGGAGAGCCACTCTCCTATTTATACTCCGAAAAGATACAGAAATGAATTCGGACAGCTTTTGGAACATTCTCCATTCTGCGAAAGAGATATGATTGCTCCTGCTTTCAAAGAACCTATTGACGAGAAAGGAGAATTCCTGATTAAAGTAAAAAAAGAAAACCAGATTACAGATTTCATCTACGCAACACACCCGTTTGATGTAGTAGGCTGGGACGGATATTTTTATCCTTATAAATTCAATATTAAAAACTTCGAGCCTATTACCGGAAGAATTCACCAACCGCCACCGGTTCACCAGAATTTTGAGGGACACAATTTCGTAGTGTGTTCATTCTGTGCAAGAATGTATGATTACCATCCACAGGCTATTCCGGCACCTTACAATCATTCCAATATTGATTCTGATGAGGTATTGTTCTATACAGAAGGTGACTTTATGAGCCGTAATCACATTGATCTGATGGACTTTACCCTTCACCCGGGAGGAATTGTACACGGACCTCACCCAGGTGCGATGGAAAGAAGTATCGGTAAAAAATTCACAGAGGAATATGCGGTAATGGTAGATCCGTTCCGTCCTTTAAAAATTACCGAAGAAGCTTTAAAAGTAGAAGATCCTTCTTATAAAACTTCATGGTTAGAATAA
- a CDS encoding cupin domain-containing protein, whose protein sequence is MNTIPRRIVTGIKNGKSIIIEDQQVENAVEHFPGLIISDVWNTRKTPASLDFENRIPNTGFPQTPKNGTYFRYVVIPPDKDLGVEWKKNEPHPMMHQTPTLDYIIILSGELYLIMEEGETLLKPGDIVIQRSTNHAWSNRSDEPCIQLAVLIDAEGEN, encoded by the coding sequence ATGAACACAATACCAAGACGAATCGTAACAGGAATTAAAAACGGGAAATCTATTATTATAGAAGACCAGCAGGTAGAAAACGCAGTAGAACATTTTCCGGGATTGATCATTTCTGATGTATGGAATACCCGGAAAACACCGGCAAGCCTGGACTTTGAAAACAGAATTCCGAATACCGGATTTCCACAAACTCCCAAAAACGGTACTTACTTTCGATATGTAGTGATTCCTCCTGATAAAGATTTAGGGGTTGAATGGAAAAAGAATGAACCTCATCCGATGATGCACCAAACTCCCACATTGGATTATATCATTATCCTTTCCGGTGAACTCTACCTCATCATGGAAGAAGGTGAAACGCTTTTGAAACCGGGAGACATCGTCATTCAAAGAAGCACCAATCACGCGTGGAGCAACCGTTCTGATGAACCGTGTATTCAGCTCGCTGTGTTGATAGATGCGGAAGGGGAGAATTAA
- a CDS encoding TonB-dependent receptor plug domain-containing protein encodes MKRILFSITFLSTYCFAQETDSLSLQPNKNLDSAKVMKREIKTSNIEDVVVTGTIKPMSRSKSPVAVEIYSQKFFQKNPTPSIFEAIAMVNGVKPQLNCSVCNTGDIHINGLEGPYTMILIDGMPIVSSLSTVYGLSGIPNSLVDRIEVVKGPASSIYGSEAMGGVINIITKNALTAPKLSVDMMTSTWSENNLDISTKFNVGKNAASLLSLNYFSFQERIDQNKDNFTDATLQSRISVFNKWNFKRKENRQASFAMRYLYEDRFGGEMQWNKSYRGSDQVYGESIYTNRAEIFGLYEWPMKEHIVTQFSYNYHDQNSFYGSNPFNATQKVAFVQTYWDRSFGKHDITAGLTFKRTFYDDNTPGTLASDGITNAPMKSPIWGAFVQDQWEINDKNTLLLGYRYDYDKVHHSVHSPRLAWKFSPNPYHTLRFNFGTGFRVVNLFTEDHAALTGSREVVVKSDLKPERSVNGNLNYIWKIPVGNRMVNLDASAFYTYFSNKIVGDFDSDPNKIIYDNLHGYGISRGASLNVDFAFQFPLSVNLGVTYLDVYQKFDNENQKTQQLHAPKWSGTYNLTYKFPSNLTIDFTGQFYGPMRLPVLQNDYRPEYSPFYSLANIQVSKSFKSGFEVYCGIKNLFNFTPKDPLMRPFDPFDKHVDDPINNPNHYTFDTAYGYAPMQRIRGFLGVKYTLK; translated from the coding sequence ATGAAGCGAATATTATTTTCTATCACTTTTTTATCAACCTATTGTTTTGCGCAGGAGACAGACAGCTTAAGTTTGCAGCCCAATAAAAATCTGGATTCTGCAAAAGTTATGAAGAGGGAAATCAAAACAAGTAACATCGAAGATGTAGTGGTTACCGGAACCATAAAACCGATGAGCAGATCAAAAAGTCCTGTGGCAGTAGAAATCTACAGCCAGAAGTTCTTTCAGAAAAATCCGACTCCCAGTATTTTTGAAGCCATTGCTATGGTAAATGGAGTAAAACCTCAGCTGAATTGTTCTGTGTGTAATACAGGAGATATCCATATCAACGGACTGGAAGGACCTTACACGATGATTCTGATTGACGGGATGCCTATTGTAAGCTCACTTTCTACGGTATATGGCTTGAGTGGAATCCCGAATAGTCTGGTGGATAGAATAGAGGTGGTAAAAGGTCCTGCATCATCCATTTACGGTTCAGAAGCGATGGGAGGAGTAATTAATATTATTACTAAAAATGCTTTGACCGCTCCTAAGTTAAGTGTAGATATGATGACGAGTACCTGGAGTGAGAATAATCTGGATATTTCAACTAAGTTCAATGTAGGAAAGAATGCCGCTTCATTATTAAGTTTGAATTATTTCAGTTTTCAGGAAAGAATAGACCAGAATAAAGATAATTTCACAGACGCTACTCTACAGAGCAGGATTTCGGTTTTCAACAAATGGAATTTTAAAAGAAAGGAAAACAGACAGGCAAGTTTTGCGATGAGATATCTGTATGAAGACCGTTTCGGGGGAGAAATGCAATGGAATAAATCTTACCGTGGCAGTGATCAGGTATATGGAGAAAGTATTTATACCAATAGAGCGGAAATTTTCGGTTTGTATGAATGGCCTATGAAAGAGCATATTGTAACTCAGTTTTCCTACAACTATCATGACCAGAACTCATTTTACGGATCAAATCCTTTCAATGCCACACAAAAAGTAGCTTTTGTGCAGACGTATTGGGACAGAAGCTTCGGAAAGCATGATATCACGGCCGGACTTACTTTTAAAAGAACTTTTTATGATGACAATACCCCGGGAACATTAGCCTCAGACGGAATCACCAATGCGCCGATGAAATCTCCGATCTGGGGAGCTTTTGTCCAGGATCAATGGGAAATTAATGATAAAAATACCTTGTTGCTGGGATACCGATATGATTATGATAAAGTGCATCATTCCGTACATTCACCGAGATTAGCATGGAAGTTTTCACCCAATCCGTATCATACCCTGCGTTTCAATTTTGGAACGGGCTTCAGAGTGGTGAATTTATTTACTGAAGATCATGCAGCATTGACGGGTTCCCGCGAAGTGGTGGTAAAATCTGATCTTAAACCGGAAAGATCGGTGAACGGAAACCTGAATTATATATGGAAAATTCCTGTAGGAAACCGAATGGTAAATCTTGATGCTTCTGCATTCTATACTTATTTCAGCAATAAAATCGTGGGTGATTTTGATTCTGATCCTAATAAAATTATTTATGATAATCTTCACGGATACGGAATTTCAAGAGGAGCTTCTTTGAATGTGGATTTTGCATTTCAGTTTCCGCTAAGTGTCAATCTTGGAGTAACTTATCTTGATGTGTACCAGAAATTTGATAATGAAAATCAAAAAACACAACAGCTGCATGCTCCAAAGTGGAGTGGAACATATAATCTGACATATAAGTTCCCAAGTAACCTGACCATAGATTTTACAGGACAGTTTTACGGACCGATGAGGCTTCCTGTTCTGCAGAATGATTATCGCCCTGAATATTCACCATTCTATTCTTTGGCCAATATTCAGGTATCAAAGAGTTTCAAATCAGGATTTGAAGTATACTGCGGAATTAAAAATTTATTCAACTTTACTCCTAAAGATCCTTTGATGAGACCTTTTGATCCATTTGATAAACATGTTGATGATCCTATCAACAATCCTAATCATTATACTTTTGACACGGCATACGGCTATGCTCCCATGCAGCGTATCAGAGGTTTTCTGGGAGTAAAATATACTTTAAAATGA
- a CDS encoding thioredoxin family protein, which yields MKKITLFLMLVPCFYLSQMKTGTFSDLEAQQKENPKPVVIHLYTDWCAVCKIESYRLSKDKELVNMINDHFYFVNFEAEKTKEKIHFQNQEFEYLQNGNSGIHELALALSKNKNQPVYPLWVFLDKHQNLVYYQEGQMTPEKMKQKLLEISSL from the coding sequence ATGAAAAAAATAACTTTATTTTTAATGTTAGTGCCCTGTTTTTATCTGTCTCAGATGAAGACAGGCACTTTTTCTGATCTTGAGGCCCAGCAGAAGGAAAATCCAAAGCCGGTTGTCATTCACCTTTATACGGATTGGTGTGCCGTCTGTAAAATTGAATCTTATCGTTTGAGTAAAGATAAAGAGCTGGTTAATATGATCAATGATCATTTTTATTTTGTCAATTTCGAGGCAGAAAAGACGAAGGAGAAAATTCATTTTCAGAATCAGGAGTTTGAGTATCTGCAGAATGGAAACTCCGGAATTCATGAGTTGGCGCTGGCTTTGTCTAAGAATAAAAATCAGCCTGTTTATCCTTTATGGGTGTTTCTGGATAAGCATCAGAATCTGGTATATTATCAGGAAGGACAGATGACACCTGAAAAAATGAAGCAGAAGCTGTTGGAGATTTCTTCTTTGTAA
- a CDS encoding ABC transporter permease, translating to MNKTIDIGQYVETAINWLTENGKPVFDVIKHVGNASIMGIEWVLTNTPFYVIILFFTLLALWKAGKGIAVVTAAGLSLIFLMGLWKETMETLALIFVSTITALILSIPLGILAAKNAIAAKVIRPLLDLMQTMPAFVYLIPAVLFFSIGKVPGAFATIIFAMPPAVRLTTLGIEAVPKDIVEAARAFGATNRQILFKVELPLAMKTILTGINQTILLSLSMVVIAGMIAAGGLGEKVLEGINNLDIGLGFESGLSVVILAIILDRITQGFVKKKQ from the coding sequence ATGAATAAAACTATAGATATAGGTCAATATGTAGAAACTGCTATCAATTGGCTCACAGAAAATGGAAAACCTGTATTTGATGTCATAAAACACGTTGGAAATGCCTCTATTATGGGGATTGAATGGGTTTTAACAAACACACCCTTTTATGTAATCATTCTCTTCTTTACACTGCTGGCACTATGGAAAGCAGGAAAAGGTATTGCTGTAGTAACCGCAGCCGGACTAAGTTTAATATTTTTAATGGGATTATGGAAAGAAACCATGGAAACACTAGCACTTATATTTGTTTCCACCATTACAGCTCTTATCCTTTCTATCCCTCTGGGAATTTTGGCAGCTAAAAATGCAATAGCAGCAAAGGTTATCCGTCCATTACTGGATTTAATGCAGACAATGCCGGCATTTGTGTATCTGATTCCTGCTGTACTGTTTTTCAGCATTGGTAAGGTTCCAGGAGCTTTTGCAACCATTATTTTTGCGATGCCGCCTGCCGTAAGATTAACAACACTGGGAATTGAAGCTGTTCCGAAAGACATTGTGGAAGCCGCCAGAGCTTTTGGAGCCACCAACCGACAGATACTGTTTAAAGTAGAGCTTCCTTTAGCCATGAAAACAATTTTAACCGGGATCAATCAAACCATACTTTTATCCTTATCCATGGTGGTTATCGCAGGAATGATTGCCGCAGGAGGCTTAGGAGAAAAAGTATTGGAAGGAATTAATAATCTGGATATCGGATTAGGATTTGAAAGTGGATTATCCGTTGTGATTTTAGCCATTATCCTCGACCGTATTACCCAGGGATTTGTAAAGAAAAAACAATAA
- a CDS encoding DUF1304 domain-containing protein: protein MDIVAKILIALVAIEHIYILWMEMFAWETKGKEVFKAALPAEMFKPTKGLAANQGLYNGFLAAGLIWSFLIKDPQWQTNVALFFLGCVAVAGIYGAISATKKIFFVQALPAILAITAVLLK, encoded by the coding sequence ATGGACATCGTTGCAAAAATTTTGATCGCCTTAGTCGCAATAGAACATATCTACATTCTGTGGATGGAAATGTTTGCCTGGGAAACAAAAGGAAAAGAAGTCTTTAAAGCAGCTTTGCCTGCAGAAATGTTTAAACCTACCAAGGGACTAGCCGCCAATCAGGGGCTCTACAATGGTTTTCTGGCTGCCGGACTGATTTGGTCGTTTTTGATCAAAGATCCGCAATGGCAGACCAATGTGGCACTATTCTTTTTAGGATGTGTAGCGGTAGCTGGAATTTACGGAGCGATTTCTGCCACAAAAAAAATATTCTTTGTACAGGCACTACCCGCAATATTGGCAATTACTGCTGTTTTACTAAAGTAA
- a CDS encoding DoxX family protein: MTDTKNRFPQLFLRLALAVTMLSAVADRFGWWSKENSSWGNMESFKEYTRQLTFFLPETMSTFSAYAATFFEILFPLMLIAGFKTRIAAYGSSILLLVFAISMTIASGPKAPLNYSVWVGSAAALLLAVQQQYSLSIDQLTKKK; encoded by the coding sequence ATGACAGATACCAAAAATCGATTTCCGCAGTTATTTTTAAGACTTGCTCTTGCTGTAACCATGCTTTCTGCAGTGGCAGACCGATTTGGATGGTGGAGTAAAGAAAATTCATCATGGGGAAATATGGAGAGTTTTAAAGAATATACAAGACAGCTGACATTTTTTCTTCCGGAAACAATGAGTACGTTCTCAGCGTATGCCGCTACTTTCTTTGAGATCCTATTTCCATTGATGCTGATTGCAGGGTTTAAAACCAGAATTGCAGCGTATGGAAGCAGTATTCTGCTGTTGGTTTTTGCCATATCCATGACCATTGCTTCAGGACCTAAAGCTCCACTCAACTATTCTGTATGGGTAGGAAGTGCCGCAGCTCTTTTATTGGCGGTTCAGCAGCAATATTCTTTAAGTATAGATCAATTAACCAAAAAAAAATAA
- a CDS encoding carboxymuconolactone decarboxylase family protein, with product MSARLNIATVDSAAYKAMMGLEGYLQTTSLTHIQKELIKIRASQINKCAFCLDMHTKDAIKYGETPQRIFILNGWTEAKEFFTEEEQVLLKMTEEITLISQNGLTEETFQKAKSFFDDSQISQIIMAIVTINAWNRIAISTHLPVAK from the coding sequence ATGAGCGCAAGATTAAATATTGCAACAGTAGATTCAGCAGCTTACAAAGCGATGATGGGATTAGAAGGATATTTACAGACAACTTCTTTAACTCACATTCAGAAAGAATTAATTAAAATCAGGGCTTCACAGATTAATAAATGTGCTTTTTGCCTTGATATGCACACAAAAGATGCCATTAAATATGGTGAAACACCTCAGAGAATCTTCATTCTAAACGGATGGACGGAGGCAAAAGAATTTTTCACAGAAGAAGAGCAGGTGCTTTTGAAGATGACAGAGGAAATTACACTGATTAGCCAAAATGGATTAACAGAAGAAACGTTCCAAAAGGCGAAATCATTCTTTGATGACAGCCAGATTTCTCAGATTATTATGGCGATTGTAACCATCAATGCATGGAACAGAATTGCAATAAGCACGCATCTTCCGGTTGCAAAATAA
- a CDS encoding Crp/Fnr family transcriptional regulator gives METFKAHLDKFITITDEEFTSIISFFQVLKVKKKENLMLEGDICKFKYFVVEGCLRKFFVNEKGVEQTTEFAIENWWMSDTFAFEKQMKSDFNIQSVENSKILVIDFQSQELLLEKHPVMERYFRMVYQTAYAAAEKRIRYIYEMTKEEYYVHFSTLYPWFIQRIPQYLIASFLGFTPEYLSEIRAKLRS, from the coding sequence ATGGAAACTTTCAAGGCACATTTAGATAAATTCATTACGATCACCGACGAGGAGTTTACTTCTATCATTTCTTTTTTTCAGGTTTTAAAAGTGAAAAAGAAAGAAAATCTGATGCTGGAAGGTGATATCTGTAAATTTAAATATTTCGTTGTGGAAGGATGCCTGAGAAAGTTTTTTGTGAACGAAAAAGGGGTAGAACAAACCACAGAATTTGCTATAGAAAACTGGTGGATGTCTGATACTTTTGCTTTTGAAAAACAGATGAAGTCAGACTTTAATATTCAGTCTGTAGAGAATTCTAAAATTTTAGTTATTGATTTTCAGTCTCAGGAACTTTTACTGGAAAAGCATCCCGTTATGGAACGTTATTTCAGAATGGTCTACCAAACGGCTTATGCTGCCGCTGAAAAAAGAATCCGTTATATTTATGAGATGACGAAAGAAGAATATTATGTACATTTCAGCACGTTGTATCCTTGGTTTATACAGAGAATTCCGCAATATTTAATTGCTTCCTTTTTAGGATTTACCCCAGAATATTTAAGTGAAATCAGGGCAAAGTTACGATCTTAA
- a CDS encoding NADP-dependent oxidoreductase, whose protein sequence is MKAVILNKNGNLEDGFTEQPQPKDHEVLIQIKASGFNPIDYQMLENELERKLISSPILGRELSGIIVSKGPEVTQFNIGDEVYCGSGSMGSNGTYAEYIAVPEAIVSFKPKNISFEQAASIPSAGLTSLQIFNRLKLNPENTLLITGAAGGVGSFLIKLLLAHNIPQVIATVGSEENRQMLLNLGLKSHQIVNYRDKNLIENILKANNDQPFEFGIDLVGNYMSEVTAEVLKINGTYVDVTALVTKDAHETLFNKGTLIMNISNYTYGMIKKYEYYKNSLLEIKKLIENETILPPQHKVIGNLSLDTVLQAHSILKNNQTQGHKLIMKH, encoded by the coding sequence ATGAAAGCAGTTATTTTGAATAAAAACGGAAATCTGGAAGATGGTTTTACCGAACAGCCTCAACCCAAGGACCATGAAGTTTTAATCCAGATTAAAGCCAGTGGTTTCAATCCTATTGATTACCAGATGCTGGAAAATGAGCTTGAACGAAAACTGATCAGTTCTCCTATATTAGGAAGAGAATTATCCGGAATCATTGTCAGCAAAGGTCCCGAGGTTACGCAATTCAATATCGGTGATGAAGTCTATTGTGGCAGCGGCTCTATGGGAAGCAACGGCACTTATGCAGAATATATTGCCGTTCCTGAAGCTATTGTTTCTTTTAAACCAAAAAATATCTCGTTTGAGCAGGCGGCTTCCATTCCTTCTGCAGGACTTACCTCTCTGCAAATCTTTAACCGCCTGAAATTAAACCCGGAGAATACACTCCTTATCACTGGCGCAGCCGGAGGCGTTGGTTCATTTTTAATCAAACTTTTATTAGCCCATAATATCCCACAGGTCATCGCAACTGTTGGTAGTGAAGAAAACAGGCAGATGCTTCTCAATTTAGGATTAAAAAGCCATCAGATCGTTAATTACAGAGATAAAAATCTTATTGAGAACATTTTAAAAGCCAATAACGATCAGCCCTTTGAGTTTGGAATTGATCTCGTTGGAAACTACATGTCTGAAGTGACGGCAGAAGTTTTAAAAATTAACGGAACTTATGTGGATGTGACCGCCTTAGTCACTAAAGATGCTCATGAAACATTGTTCAACAAAGGAACTTTGATTATGAATATCTCCAATTATACTTATGGAATGATTAAAAAATATGAATATTATAAAAACAGTTTACTTGAAATAAAAAAGCTCATTGAGAACGAAACAATTCTTCCGCCACAACATAAAGTAATTGGTAATCTTTCTCTGGATACTGTTCTGCAGGCACACTCTATTTTAAAAAATAATCAGACCCAAGGTCATAAACTCATCATGAAACATTAA
- a CDS encoding glycine betaine/L-proline ABC transporter ATP-binding protein, with protein MEKNENSRKVKLKVEDLTIIFGKNKEKAQELLDKGFSKKEILEKTGCTIGINKASFEIYEGEFFVIMGLSGSGKSTLLRCLNRLNEPTSGKVYINDDDITGKNNKELLEVRRTEMSMVFQKFGLLPHHTILDNAGFGLEIRGEDKASRDEKAQKALDIVGLNGFENQYPSQLSGGMQQRVGLARALANDPEVLLMDEAFSALDPLIKSEMQDQMLELQNTLQKTIVFITHDLDEAIKIGDRIVIMKDGVIEQIGTAEDILTNPASDYVKAFVEKVDRKTIITARSLMFDKATVVRFRKDGPEGALRKMRATGLENLPVVDFQNKFLGFVTLNDVVRIAKRKEPTVESIINSNVPSVYPEVTVEEMLPLISGSKSAIAVIDEDNKFLGLVTQLSLVIEATKFNEEEIIELKEIANNQ; from the coding sequence ATGGAAAAAAATGAAAACAGTAGAAAAGTAAAACTTAAAGTTGAAGATCTGACTATTATTTTTGGCAAAAACAAAGAAAAAGCACAGGAACTTTTAGACAAAGGCTTTTCCAAAAAAGAAATTCTTGAAAAAACAGGCTGCACCATAGGAATCAACAAAGCAAGTTTTGAAATCTATGAGGGAGAATTTTTTGTCATCATGGGATTGTCAGGAAGCGGAAAATCTACGCTGCTGCGCTGTCTTAACAGGCTGAATGAGCCTACCTCAGGAAAAGTATACATCAATGATGATGATATTACCGGCAAAAACAATAAAGAACTTCTGGAAGTAAGAAGAACGGAAATGAGTATGGTATTTCAGAAATTCGGATTACTTCCCCATCATACTATTTTAGACAATGCAGGTTTCGGCCTGGAAATCAGAGGAGAAGACAAAGCTTCCCGTGATGAAAAAGCACAGAAAGCCCTGGATATTGTAGGATTGAATGGTTTTGAAAACCAGTATCCTTCCCAACTTTCAGGAGGAATGCAGCAGAGAGTAGGTTTAGCAAGAGCATTGGCAAACGATCCTGAAGTTCTGCTTATGGATGAGGCTTTTTCTGCACTGGATCCTCTGATAAAATCTGAAATGCAGGATCAGATGCTTGAACTGCAGAATACATTGCAAAAAACCATTGTTTTCATTACCCACGATCTGGACGAGGCTATTAAAATCGGAGACCGTATCGTCATTATGAAAGATGGAGTCATAGAACAGATAGGAACTGCAGAAGATATTTTAACCAATCCTGCCAGCGACTATGTAAAAGCTTTCGTAGAGAAAGTAGACCGTAAAACAATTATCACTGCCAGATCTCTGATGTTTGATAAAGCTACCGTAGTACGTTTCAGAAAAGACGGTCCGGAAGGGGCATTAAGAAAAATGAGAGCCACCGGATTAGAAAACTTACCTGTAGTAGATTTTCAAAATAAATTTCTGGGCTTTGTAACCCTTAACGATGTTGTCCGAATTGCCAAAAGAAAAGAACCTACAGTGGAATCAATTATCAACAGCAATGTTCCTTCAGTCTATCCTGAAGTCACTGTAGAAGAAATGCTGCCGTTAATTTCCGGAAGTAAATCAGCCATCGCAGTAATTGATGAAGACAATAAATTTTTAGGTCTTGTCACTCAGTTATCTCTTGTCATAGAAGCGACCAAGTTTAACGAAGAAGAAATCATTGAATTAAAAGAAATCGCAAACAATCAATAA
- a CDS encoding glycine betaine ABC transporter substrate-binding protein: protein MKQLKYLFFPVLMLVFAALYSCENIKNSKYITIGMVDGWAEDVAMTHVTKAILDQQGYHVIIQKASTDMILASMNNEDTDLFMGVWLPYTHAKKLAKFPGLTHLGTNYNNGRIGLVVPEYVPVNSIEELNQHKEEFSHRIIGIEKGAGLTTGTDKAIIDYKLDYQQINSSTIAMITELQNAIQRKQWIVVTGWQPHWMFGKMKLKFLDDPKKIFGEAEQIKTYSRKSFGKDHPELVKFFSRLHFDDENMSDLLMKMEQSKNKEATAKEWVKDHSELVQSWLDKN, encoded by the coding sequence ATGAAACAATTAAAATATCTGTTTTTTCCCGTTTTAATGTTGGTATTTGCTGCATTATATTCGTGTGAAAATATAAAAAACTCCAAATACATTACCATAGGAATGGTAGATGGCTGGGCAGAAGATGTTGCCATGACGCACGTTACTAAAGCTATTTTAGATCAGCAGGGCTATCATGTCATTATTCAAAAAGCTTCAACAGATATGATTCTGGCTTCTATGAATAATGAAGATACAGACCTTTTCATGGGGGTCTGGCTTCCTTACACTCACGCTAAAAAACTTGCTAAATTCCCGGGATTAACTCATCTTGGCACCAATTACAACAACGGCCGTATAGGATTGGTCGTTCCGGAATATGTTCCTGTTAACTCTATTGAAGAACTCAATCAGCATAAGGAGGAATTCAGTCACAGAATCATTGGAATTGAAAAAGGAGCTGGACTAACAACCGGAACAGATAAAGCAATTATCGATTATAAACTGGATTATCAGCAGATCAACTCCTCTACCATTGCCATGATCACCGAATTACAAAATGCCATACAACGTAAACAATGGATTGTGGTAACAGGATGGCAGCCCCACTGGATGTTTGGTAAAATGAAGCTTAAGTTTCTTGATGATCCCAAAAAGATATTCGGTGAAGCAGAACAGATTAAGACTTACTCCAGGAAAAGCTTTGGAAAAGACCATCCTGAACTCGTCAAATTCTTTTCCAGACTCCATTTTGATGATGAAAATATGTCTGATCTTCTAATGAAAATGGAACAGAGTAAAAATAAAGAAGCCACCGCCAAAGAATGGGTGAAAGACCACTCTGAGCTGGTACAGTCATGGCTAGATAAAAATTAA
- a CDS encoding winged helix-turn-helix transcriptional regulator, whose product MAKITKNGIEREASCTEELFAMRDSLDVLGGKWKLMILRYLTNRPDQMIHFKKLERSIEGISAKMLSKELKELETNLLVTRTIQDTKPITVTYAVTEYGKSVFPVTETLVNWGILHREKIKESMG is encoded by the coding sequence ATGGCAAAAATTACTAAAAACGGCATCGAAAGAGAAGCAAGCTGTACCGAAGAATTGTTCGCGATGCGGGACAGTCTGGATGTATTGGGAGGAAAATGGAAACTTATGATCTTACGGTATCTTACCAACAGACCGGATCAGATGATTCATTTTAAAAAGCTGGAACGCAGTATTGAAGGAATCTCTGCGAAAATGCTGAGCAAGGAATTAAAAGAACTGGAAACGAACCTTCTGGTCACAAGAACGATTCAGGATACGAAACCTATCACTGTAACGTATGCTGTGACCGAATATGGAAAGTCTGTTTTTCCGGTGACGGAAACATTGGTAAACTGGGGAATACTTCATAGAGAAAAGATCAAGGAATCAATGGGGTAG